DNA sequence from the Gouania willdenowi chromosome 21, fGouWil2.1, whole genome shotgun sequence genome:
CTTACCATGGCTGCAGCTGTGGCTTGCGCTGCTACGCCTGTCTGAGTAACTTGCTGTTGTTGACTGGATTTGATTTTGGCCTGCAAGTGTGCAGGCGGGTGAAAATACTTGCACTTCTCTCGGGAACATCGGCTTTTCATGTAATCCATGCAAACAGTGACTGTGTTATCAGTGGTGTCAATCATTGGGCTGTCACTGGGGTGAGCAAAGCGACAATCTGTCTCTCCTCTTGCACAGTTTCCTCGCTGaaactcacgacacacctgaagaaaaaataaatgtgtgaaaacATGAGCGTATTTAAACAAATTCAGGGATGTTTATAAAGTTATACTTTGTCGATAATGTATACCTCTAATTTGTCTACACGCAGGAGTTTCTGTGAGGAAGATGAGGAAcaagaagaggatgaagaagaggaggaggtggaggaggagcacTGGGCTGCAACGGCTGAGCTTCCAGGAACTAGAACTGGCGTGCTGGAAAAGATGTCTGATGGAACGAGGCTCATTCCATGGCTTAAGGGTGTCACGTATGAACCATAACCAAGACCCGTACTAGTGCCAAGTCCCTGTGTGATAGGGAATGTTGGCTATGAaaagaacacagaaaaaaaaaacaagtgagcAAACTCCATCAAATGACAAACACGAGGAGCTCCTGAATGACCACGAGAAGCTCACAAGCTCACCATAGGCTGCAGGCCGTGTCCCGGGATTATCAGCTGCATCTGATGGGCGAGAACAGCTGCTGCAGTCTTCTGATGGATTAAATTGTTGCGCCCATTTATCTCCAGCTGGGTTTTTAAGTGTGAAGGAGGATGAAGGTACTTGCAGTTTTCTCTTGAACAACGACCCTGaattaatatacaaaacaaaacagaaaacacacacacacaaaaggaaacCCTTAGTCTTTCTGAAGGAAGTTGTTGTTCTTTCTCATAAACTTCAACATCTACTATTCAAAACATGAtgatggaaaataaaataccaaGCTTTTGGTAACATTATTCTCCAGAACAAGAAAATGTACCAGTTACCCCTAAAAGAAGCAACACATTGGTCCTCTTTTATCAACcatttggtcgtacgacagtgatttatgaaacattcatatctgaccaatcccagtgtACAAATGATTGAGTGTCGATAAATTGCAGCAACTGAATTAATCTTCATTATCATGTTAAAACCCCCCGTttcagaggccccgcccactgaggtcaaacaagaaaagcaacttttcaaagatgaaaaactgaggtgaagcaaaacaaagattTGCTTATTGAacatgtgaaaactggaattaaagaagcACA
Encoded proteins:
- the LOC114455633 gene encoding muscleblind-like protein 2a isoform X5 — translated: MALNISSIRDTKWLTLEVCRQFQRGNCSRSDEECKFAHPPKSCQVENGRVIACFDSLKGRCSRENCKYLHPPSHLKTQLEINGRNNLIHQKTAAAVLAHQMQLIIPGHGLQPMPTFPITQGLGTSTGLGYGSYVTPLSHGMSLVPSDIFSSTPVLVPGSSAVAAQCSSSTSSSSSSSSCSSSSSQKLLRVDKLEVCREFQRGNCARGETDCRFAHPSDSPMIDTTDNTVTVCMDYMKSRCSREKCKYFHPPAHLQAKIKSSQQQQVTQTGVAAQATAAAMAFPHSLLQPLPKRPALEKSNWASSLLSPSLLHYQQALANAQLQQQTAAFYPTGSVLCMAPANSVDHPQVTSRTRSHYCIAAVKGSQQPICKYSVNTTTHNIPQTAC
- the LOC114455633 gene encoding muscleblind-like protein 2a isoform X4, which translates into the protein MALNISSIRDTKWLTLEVCRQFQRGNCSRSDEECKFAHPPKSCQVENGRVIACFDSLKGRCSRENCKYLHPPSHLKTQLEINGRNNLIHQKTAAAVLAHQMQLIIPGHGLQPMPTFPITQGLGTSTGLGYGSYVTPLSHGMSLVPSDIFSSTPVLVPGSSAVAAQCSSSTSSSSSSSSCSSSSSQKLLRVDKLEVCREFQRGNCARGETDCRFAHPSDSPMIDTTDNTVTVCMDYMKSRCSREKCKYFHPPAHLQAKIKSSQQQQVTQTGVAAQATAAAMTQSTAKAMKRPLEATVDLAFPHSLLQPLPKRPALEKSNWASSLLSPSLLHYQQALANAQLQQQTAAFYPTVPMMYSATPATVSAATTPATSVPYAATAPTNQIILK
- the LOC114455633 gene encoding muscleblind-like protein 2a isoform X7; translated protein: MALNISSIRDTKWLTLEVCRQFQRGNCSRSDEECKFAHPPKSCQVENGRVIACFDSLKGRCSRENCKYLHPPSHLKTQLEINGRNNLIHQKTAAAVLAHQMQLIIPGHGLQPMPTFPITQGLGTSTGLGYGSYVTPLSHGMSLVPSDIFSSTPVLVPGSSAVAAQCSSSTSSSSSSSSCSSSSSQKLLRVDKLEVCREFQRGNCARGETDCRFAHPSDSPMIDTTDNTVTVCMDYMKSRCSREKCKYFHPPAHLQAKIKSSQQQQVTQTGVAAQATAAAMAFPHSLLQPLPKRPALEKSNWASSLLSPSLLHYQQALANAQLQQQTAAFYPTVPMMYSATPATVSAATTPATSVPYAATAPTNQIILK
- the LOC114455633 gene encoding muscleblind-like protein 2a isoform X2; protein product: MALNISSIRDTKWLTLEVCRQFQRGNCSRSDEECKFAHPPKSCQVENGRVIACFDSLKGRCSRENCKYLHPPSHLKTQLEINGRNNLIHQKTAAAVLAHQMQLIIPGHGLQPMPTFPITQGLGTSTGLGYGSYVTPLSHGMSLVPSDIFSSTPVLVPGSSAVAAQCSSSTSSSSSSSSCSSSSSQKLLRVDKLEVCREFQRGNCARGETDCRFAHPSDSPMIDTTDNTVTVCMDYMKSRCSREKCKYFHPPAHLQAKIKSSQQQQVTQTGVAAQATAAAMTQSTAKAMKRPLEATVDLAFPHSLLQPLPKRPALEKSNWASSLLSPSLLHYQQALANAQLQQQTAAFYPTGSVLCMAPANSVDHPQVTSRTRSHYCIAAVKGSQQPICKYSVNTTTHNIPQTAC
- the LOC114455633 gene encoding muscleblind-like protein 2a isoform X3 — encoded protein: MALNISSIRDTKWLTLEVCRQFQRGNCSRSDEECKFAHPPKSCQVENGRVIACFDSLKGRCSRENCKYLHPPSHLKTQLEINGRNNLIHQKTAAAVLAHQMQLIIPGHGLQPMPTFPITQGLGTSTGLGYGSYVTPLSHGMSLVPSDIFSSTPVLVPGSSAVAAQCSSSTSSSSSSSSCSSSSSQKLLRVDKLEVCREFQRGNCARGETDCRFAHPSDSPMIDTTDNTVTVCMDYMKSRCSREKCKYFHPPAHLQAKIKSSQQQQVTQTGVAAQATAAAMTQSTAKAMKRPLEATVDLAFPHSLLQPLPKRPALEKSNWASSLLSPSLLHYQQALANAQLQQQTAAFYPTGSVLCMAPANSVVPMMYSATPATVSAATTPATSVPYAATAPTNQIILK
- the LOC114455633 gene encoding muscleblind-like protein 2a isoform X1, yielding MALNISSIRDTKWLTLEVCRQFQRGNCSRSDEECKFAHPPKSCQVENGRVIACFDSLKGRCSRENCKYLHPPSHLKTQLEINGRNNLIHQKTAAAVLAHQMQLIIPGHGLQPMPTFPITQGLGTSTGLGYGSYVTPLSHGMSLVPSDIFSSTPVLVPGSSAVAAQCSSSTSSSSSSSSCSSSSSQKLLRVDKLEVCREFQRGNCARGETDCRFAHPSDSPMIDTTDNTVTVCMDYMKSRCSREKCKYFHPPAHLQAKIKSSQQQQVTQTGVAAQATAAAMMSSIPRTYIQTQSTAKAMKRPLEATVDLAFPHSLLQPLPKRPALEKSNWASSLLSPSLLHYQQALANAQLQQQTAAFYPTGSVLCMAPANSVDHPQVTSRTRSHYCIAAVKGSQQPICKYSVNTTTHNIPQTAC
- the LOC114455633 gene encoding muscleblind-like protein 2a isoform X6, whose product is MALNISSIRDTKWLTLEVCRQFQRGNCSRSDEECKFAHPPKSCQVENGRVIACFDSLKGRCSRENCKYLHPPSHLKTQLEINGRNNLIHQKTAAAVLAHQMQLIIPGHGLQPMPTFPITQGLGTSTGLGYGSYVTPLSHGMSLVPSDIFSSTPVLVPGSSAVAAQCSSSTSSSSSSSSCSSSSSQKLLRVDKLEVCREFQRGNCARGETDCRFAHPSDSPMIDTTDNTVTVCMDYMKSRCSREKCKYFHPPAHLQAKIKSSQQQQVTQTGVAAQATAAAMAFPHSLLQPLPKRPALEKSNWASSLLSPSLLHYQQALANAQLQQQTAAFYPTGSVLCMAPANSVVPMMYSATPATVSAATTPATSVPYAATAPTNQIILK